In Pseudobacter ginsenosidimutans, the following are encoded in one genomic region:
- the frr gene encoding ribosome recycling factor yields the protein MSDELNIIKSQAEEAMVKAIDHLEAELIKVRAGKANPNLVDGLVVDYYGTPTPISQVGNITVADARTLAIQPWEKNMLQPIERAIIAANIGITPQNDGMIIRLFMPPLTEERRKELVKRAQGEGEHSKVAIRNIRRDAIEKIKKLQKNGLSEDVCKDGEKNVQDLTDKFISLVDKHLAAKEKEIMTV from the coding sequence GTTAAATATTATCAAAAGCCAGGCTGAAGAAGCCATGGTGAAGGCTATTGACCACCTGGAAGCCGAGCTGATCAAAGTACGTGCAGGAAAGGCCAACCCAAACCTGGTAGACGGCCTTGTTGTTGACTACTATGGAACCCCCACACCTATCAGTCAGGTGGGAAATATAACAGTGGCCGATGCCAGAACGCTGGCCATTCAGCCCTGGGAAAAAAATATGCTGCAACCGATCGAGCGCGCTATCATTGCCGCCAATATCGGTATCACACCCCAGAATGATGGTATGATCATTCGACTCTTTATGCCGCCGCTCACAGAAGAGCGCCGTAAAGAACTGGTGAAACGCGCACAGGGCGAAGGAGAACATTCAAAAGTTGCTATCCGCAATATCCGCAGGGATGCTATCGAAAAGATCAAGAAACTGCAGAAGAACGGCCTCAGTGAAGACGTTTGTAAAGACGGAGAAAAGAATGTGCAGGACCTTACAGATAAATTCATTTCTCTGGTAGATAAACATCTTGCAGCGAAAGAAAAAGAAATCATGACTGTGTAA
- a CDS encoding PPK2 family polyphosphate kinase, with protein sequence MGKTLLSSISTRAPKEFDKQETKAKTEAIMQKLDELQNLLYAESKHAILIVIQGMDASGKDGVIRNVFGTLNPQGVTVKSFKVPTAEELSHDFLWRVHAHAPAKGVIQIFNRSHYEDILVTRVHHLIDDDTAKKRMKAINDFEQLLTEHNSTRILKFYLHVSPEEQQERLNERIHDPAKQWKYNANDFEEAKKWDDYMRVYDDAFTHCNNVPWTIVPADQNWYKEYLIANTLLKTLQDLDMKYPGLKKEQ encoded by the coding sequence ATGGGAAAAACATTACTATCCTCCATCAGTACCCGCGCTCCTAAAGAGTTTGACAAGCAGGAAACAAAGGCTAAGACCGAAGCCATTATGCAGAAGCTGGACGAACTGCAGAACCTGCTCTACGCAGAATCCAAACACGCCATCCTGATCGTGATCCAGGGAATGGATGCAAGCGGAAAAGATGGCGTGATCCGCAACGTATTCGGTACCCTCAACCCACAGGGCGTTACAGTGAAAAGTTTTAAAGTACCAACGGCAGAAGAATTGTCTCACGATTTCCTCTGGCGTGTACATGCTCACGCTCCTGCAAAAGGCGTGATCCAGATCTTCAACAGATCGCATTATGAAGACATACTGGTTACACGGGTACATCATCTTATAGATGATGATACTGCCAAAAAGCGCATGAAGGCCATCAACGATTTTGAACAACTGCTCACCGAACATAACAGTACGCGCATCCTTAAATTCTACCTGCATGTTTCTCCTGAAGAACAACAGGAAAGACTCAACGAGCGTATACACGACCCCGCTAAACAGTGGAAGTACAACGCGAATGATTTTGAAGAAGCAAAGAAATGGGACGACTACATGAGAGTATATGATGATGCTTTCACACATTGTAACAATGTTCCCTGGACCATTGTACCCGCAGATCAGAACTGGTACAAGGAATACCTGATCGCCAACACCCTGCTGAAAACATTGCAGGATCTCGACATGAAATACCCCGGTCTCAAAAAAGAACAATAG
- the mscL gene encoding large conductance mechanosensitive channel protein MscL: MGMLKDFKDFALKGNVVDLAVAVIIGGAFGTIVSSLVDDVITPLLLTPALKFANAENIDTLSWGAVKYGKFLSAIIKFIIIAWILFLLVRGMKKLTAKKDEAPAAPPAPTATEQLLMEIRDELKKK, encoded by the coding sequence ATGGGAATGCTTAAAGACTTCAAAGACTTTGCACTGAAAGGTAATGTTGTTGATCTCGCCGTTGCGGTGATCATCGGTGGCGCTTTTGGAACCATCGTCTCTTCTCTTGTTGATGATGTGATCACGCCATTACTGCTGACTCCCGCATTGAAATTTGCCAATGCAGAGAACATCGATACGTTATCCTGGGGCGCCGTCAAATACGGAAAATTCCTTTCAGCCATCATCAAATTCATCATCATTGCCTGGATACTCTTCCTGTTGGTCCGTGGTATGAAAAAGTTGACAGCTAAGAAAGATGAAGCTCCCGCAGCACCCCCTGCACCAACTGCCACAGAGCAATTGCTCATGGAGATCAGGGATGAGCTGAAGAAAAAGTAA
- a CDS encoding DUF3078 domain-containing protein, whose translation MRKILLFCAFSLSLYALKAQDPGVKEIKSTAEKAVAVDTSHKHGWRKGGLFSLNFGQGSSKNWAAGAEKFSFSTSGQLSVFANYREGRFYWNNNLDLGYAIVNTTSLGNRKTDDKIDYFSKLGHDLTKTLSLSGVVNFRSQFTNGFDYTYLGKDTYKRRTSAFFAPAYLIVAPGIDWHPVPYFSLFISPISARSVIVTDAWSYYFPGGIIPVDDGGGFEKPLSTLYGVDPHQKVRMELGGFASANFAKEILKNVTYKSRLDLYSNYLSTYRYTPTGSYQVEREKHSAKPQNVDVFWTNLISMKVNKFLNVTYNFDLIYDDDVRQFGPDNTSAGTQLRSLLSVGFSAKF comes from the coding sequence ATGCGAAAAATCTTGCTCTTTTGCGCATTCAGTTTGTCATTGTATGCACTGAAGGCACAGGACCCAGGTGTAAAAGAAATCAAATCAACCGCTGAAAAAGCAGTGGCCGTTGATACTTCCCACAAACATGGATGGAGAAAAGGGGGCCTTTTTTCCCTCAACTTCGGACAAGGCAGCAGTAAGAACTGGGCTGCCGGTGCAGAAAAATTCTCTTTTTCCACTTCAGGTCAACTAAGTGTATTTGCCAATTACAGGGAAGGAAGATTCTACTGGAACAATAACCTCGATCTCGGTTATGCGATCGTGAATACCACGTCGCTGGGTAACCGAAAAACAGATGATAAGATCGATTACTTCTCCAAGCTGGGTCATGATCTTACCAAAACGCTCAGCCTCTCCGGCGTGGTGAACTTCCGTTCACAATTCACGAACGGATTCGATTATACCTATCTCGGAAAAGATACCTACAAGCGCAGGACCTCCGCATTCTTTGCACCGGCCTACCTGATCGTTGCGCCGGGTATCGACTGGCACCCTGTACCTTATTTCAGCCTGTTCATTTCTCCAATATCTGCGCGTTCTGTGATTGTGACCGATGCCTGGAGCTATTATTTCCCCGGTGGCATTATTCCGGTTGATGATGGCGGTGGCTTTGAAAAACCACTCTCTACCCTCTACGGAGTGGACCCTCATCAGAAAGTGAGAATGGAGCTCGGTGGATTCGCTTCCGCTAATTTTGCCAAGGAGATCCTCAAGAACGTTACCTACAAGAGCCGTCTCGATCTCTATTCCAACTACCTGAGCACTTACCGCTATACACCCACAGGTTCTTACCAGGTAGAAAGAGAAAAGCACTCGGCCAAGCCGCAAAATGTAGACGTATTCTGGACCAACCTCATTTCTATGAAAGTGAATAAGTTCCTGAACGTTACGTATAATTTCGACCTGATATATGATGATGATGTGCGTCAGTTCGGGCCCGATAACACTTCGGCCGGAACACAGCTCAGGTCCTTGCTCAGTGTGGGTTTTTCAGCTAAATTCTAA
- a CDS encoding segregation and condensation protein A produces MVNQSSYQIRLPQFEGPFDLLLFFIERDELDIYNIPITNIIKDFLAYIHEQEKLNIELSSEFILFISTLMRIKAKMLLPRKELDAQGNEIDPRQELVDKILEYKRYKEAAVQMAEMEAMRMLMVRRGNLAKELSSIGEESGEGTEIQTITLFKLMKTFERVMKRMEQRNNKPVHTVVRYNYTMEESREYMIYTLKKNKTVPFERIFNRANDRIQAIFLFLSMLELVQLKYLTIMVGEGRNNFIVEYNENREEDEFGLDGLPNGLMSGGNEEKSGLFGEEFAEELEEDDFEEEEGNEEEDDELKDGAIENKSEEAEEDDDSDEDDEEEEDDDDDDDENDDEEENNEVDKK; encoded by the coding sequence ATGGTAAATCAGTCTTCGTACCAGATCAGGCTTCCCCAGTTCGAGGGACCATTCGACCTTCTGCTCTTCTTCATCGAGCGGGACGAACTGGATATCTATAATATTCCCATCACCAATATCATCAAGGATTTCCTTGCATATATCCATGAGCAGGAAAAACTCAATATTGAATTATCGAGTGAATTCATCCTGTTCATCAGCACACTCATGCGCATCAAAGCAAAAATGCTGCTGCCTAGGAAGGAGCTGGATGCCCAGGGTAATGAGATCGATCCCCGTCAGGAACTGGTTGACAAGATCCTCGAATACAAACGCTACAAGGAAGCCGCCGTTCAGATGGCAGAAATGGAAGCGATGCGTATGCTGATGGTGCGCAGAGGTAATCTCGCCAAAGAACTTTCCTCCATCGGAGAAGAATCCGGCGAGGGAACCGAGATACAAACCATCACGCTCTTCAAGCTCATGAAGACTTTCGAGCGCGTGATGAAGCGGATGGAACAGCGTAACAACAAACCCGTTCATACCGTAGTGCGTTACAACTATACCATGGAAGAAAGCCGTGAGTATATGATCTACACACTGAAGAAAAACAAAACAGTTCCCTTCGAAAGGATCTTCAACAGGGCTAACGATCGCATACAAGCGATATTCCTCTTTCTTTCCATGCTGGAGCTGGTTCAGTTGAAATATCTTACCATCATGGTGGGCGAAGGAAGGAACAACTTCATCGTTGAATATAATGAGAACAGGGAGGAAGATGAATTTGGATTGGATGGCCTGCCGAACGGATTGATGTCTGGTGGAAATGAGGAAAAAAGCGGATTGTTTGGAGAAGAGTTTGCAGAGGAGTTGGAAGAGGATGATTTTGAAGAAGAGGAAGGGAATGAGGAAGAAGATGATGAGTTGAAGGATGGAGCGATAGAAAATAAATCAGAAGAAGCTGAAGAAGATGATGACTCTGATGAAGATGACGAAGAAGAAGAGGATGATGACGATGATGACGATGAAAATGATGACGAAGAGGAAAATAATGAAGTGGATAAAAAGTAA
- a CDS encoding Fic family protein codes for MKNSRQSIEKFKAGHFEKGMNYKYFVPSNINHFWVWEDGTINALLEKAYVKLGELNSYARLVPSTDLYIQLHVTKEAVESSKIEGTRTQIDEALLPEDEIQPERRSDWIEVNNYVRALYGAVRQLDKLPLSSRLLCQAHKILMNGVRGNNKLPGEYRTSQNWIGGATLSEAVFIPPAAHYVHPLIGDLENFLHNDDVEVPALIRIGIAHYQYETIHPFLDGNGRIGRLLIPLFLISTGILKKPLLYLSVYFEKNRSLYYENLRRVSERNELVNWLKFFLTGVIETATNGAKTLDAVLELKVGLEKEILTDIGRRQASGQKLLEHLFHNPVINIKKVEEVCQLSTKAANDLVRIFEERKWLVQENSSVRFRWFVFEPYISLFK; via the coding sequence ATGAAAAATTCCAGGCAATCCATAGAAAAATTCAAAGCTGGTCATTTTGAAAAAGGGATGAATTACAAATATTTTGTCCCTTCAAACATTAATCATTTTTGGGTTTGGGAAGATGGAACGATCAATGCTTTGCTGGAAAAGGCGTATGTTAAGCTGGGCGAGCTCAACTCATATGCTCGCCTGGTGCCCAGTACAGATCTTTACATTCAGTTGCATGTTACCAAAGAAGCGGTGGAGTCCAGCAAAATTGAAGGCACCCGTACGCAAATAGATGAAGCTTTATTGCCGGAAGATGAGATTCAACCAGAACGAAGGTCTGACTGGATAGAAGTGAATAATTATGTCAGGGCGCTTTACGGCGCCGTCAGGCAATTGGATAAACTTCCGCTTTCTTCGAGATTACTGTGCCAGGCACATAAGATACTGATGAATGGCGTTCGTGGTAATAATAAACTACCTGGAGAATACAGGACCAGTCAGAACTGGATTGGTGGCGCTACTTTATCTGAAGCCGTTTTCATTCCACCGGCTGCTCATTATGTACATCCGCTCATTGGTGATCTGGAGAATTTTCTGCACAATGATGATGTAGAGGTTCCTGCATTGATCAGGATCGGAATTGCACATTATCAATATGAAACTATCCACCCGTTCTTAGATGGAAATGGAAGGATCGGGCGTTTGCTGATCCCTCTCTTTCTGATCTCTACTGGAATTTTAAAAAAGCCATTATTGTATTTGAGTGTGTATTTCGAGAAGAACCGATCACTTTATTACGAAAATCTCCGGCGCGTAAGTGAAAGGAATGAACTTGTAAACTGGCTGAAATTTTTTCTGACAGGAGTAATAGAAACCGCCACCAATGGAGCAAAAACATTGGATGCGGTATTGGAATTAAAGGTTGGGCTTGAAAAGGAAATCCTGACAGATATTGGCAGGCGCCAGGCCTCCGGCCAAAAATTGCTTGAACATTTATTTCATAACCCGGTAATCAACATAAAAAAAGTTGAAGAGGTTTGCCAGTTAAGTACTAAAGCTGCCAATGATCTGGTGAGGATTTTTGAGGAAAGGAAATGGCTTGTACAGGAGAATAGTTCAGTAAGATTCCGCTGGTTTGTTTTCGAGCCCTATATCAGCTTGTTTAAGTGA
- a CDS encoding murein L,D-transpeptidase catalytic domain-containing protein — MKRFILTIVSLLIVFLLASGGWYLYKKNSKAPAVKPLPSATLMRKLGSKGTILQTFAKANNFNTELCFMIDMKIESGKNRFFIYDMKKDSVLDASLVTHGRCNETWLKGRKYGNEAGCGCTSLGKYKIGNPYHGRFGLAYKLHGLDATNSNAFKRYVVLHSHECVPNNEVAPYPICQSDGCPTVSADFLKKLAGIIDKSSKPILLYIYE; from the coding sequence ATGAAAAGGTTCATTCTCACTATTGTTTCTTTACTGATCGTGTTCCTGCTGGCCAGCGGCGGCTGGTATCTTTATAAGAAGAACAGCAAAGCGCCTGCGGTCAAGCCCCTCCCATCAGCAACCCTTATGCGAAAACTGGGATCAAAAGGCACAATACTTCAAACCTTTGCCAAAGCGAACAATTTCAACACTGAGCTTTGCTTTATGATCGATATGAAGATCGAATCCGGTAAGAACCGTTTTTTCATTTATGATATGAAAAAAGATTCAGTCCTGGATGCCAGCCTGGTAACGCATGGCCGATGCAATGAAACCTGGTTGAAAGGCAGGAAATACGGCAACGAAGCAGGCTGCGGCTGTACGTCTCTCGGGAAATACAAGATCGGGAATCCTTACCATGGCAGGTTCGGACTGGCCTATAAACTGCATGGCCTTGACGCCACCAACAGCAATGCTTTCAAAAGATATGTTGTACTGCATTCCCATGAATGCGTACCCAATAATGAAGTAGCTCCTTACCCAATCTGCCAGAGCGATGGCTGCCCAACGGTTTCTGCTGATTTTCTGAAAAAGCTGGCGGGGATCATTGATAAGAGCAGCAAACCCATTTTGCTATACATCTACGAATGA
- the dxs gene encoding 1-deoxy-D-xylulose-5-phosphate synthase, with the protein MNIAPGPLLSMINSPADLKQLSREQLHQVCDELRQYIIDVVSVHGGHFAASLGVVELSVALHYIYNTPYDQLVWDVGHQAYGHKILTGRRDAFPTNRKYNGISGFPNRKESEYDTFGVGHSSTSISAALGMAMASKIKGENRKAVAVIGDGALTAGLAFEGMNHAGVADSDVLIILNDNCMSIDPNVGALKEYLTDISTSQTYNKFKDDIWKALGKLPVGKNFTREMASKIEHSIKGFINKNSNLFEALKLRYFGPIDGHNISKLVDTLHDLKNIPGPKLLHIVTVKGKGYSLAEKDQTRWHAPGLFDKITGEIYKKSFEVPQPPKYQDVFGHTIIELAEQNKSIIGVTPAMPSGSSLKFMMEKMPDRAFDVGICEQHAVTLSAGMATQGMRVFCNIYSSFMQRAYDQVIHDVAIQNLPVVFCLDRGGLVGEDGATHHGAYDIAYFRCIPNMVVSSPMNEQELRNLMYTAQLEKNDFPFSIRYPRGEGVMPEWRTPLEEITIGKGRKIKDGKEIAILSFGHPGNFATTAIRELRTDGIDPAHYDLRFVKPIDEDLLHEVFSKYNKIVTVEDGTVVGGFGSAILEFMAAHNYKADVKMLGIPDRIVEHGTPKELYRECGYDAAGIVAAVREMVGEKVQVNVKL; encoded by the coding sequence ATGAACATTGCCCCAGGCCCGCTACTCAGCATGATCAATTCTCCGGCCGATCTTAAACAATTGAGCCGGGAACAGTTGCATCAGGTTTGTGATGAATTGCGTCAGTACATCATCGATGTAGTGAGTGTTCATGGCGGGCATTTTGCTGCAAGTCTGGGGGTAGTAGAGCTGTCTGTTGCACTGCACTATATTTACAATACTCCTTATGACCAACTGGTTTGGGATGTAGGCCATCAGGCTTATGGACATAAGATCCTTACCGGTCGCCGCGACGCATTCCCTACCAACCGGAAATACAATGGTATCAGCGGTTTCCCCAACAGGAAAGAAAGCGAGTATGACACATTCGGTGTGGGGCACTCTTCCACTTCCATCTCCGCTGCACTGGGAATGGCAATGGCATCAAAGATCAAAGGAGAGAACCGCAAAGCCGTAGCCGTGATCGGTGATGGCGCACTCACCGCCGGTCTTGCATTCGAAGGCATGAACCACGCAGGCGTTGCAGACTCCGATGTGCTCATCATTCTCAACGACAATTGCATGAGCATCGACCCCAATGTGGGCGCGCTCAAGGAATATCTCACCGATATCTCTACCTCACAGACTTACAATAAATTCAAGGACGATATCTGGAAAGCGCTCGGCAAACTGCCCGTTGGTAAGAACTTCACCCGCGAAATGGCCAGCAAGATCGAGCACAGCATCAAAGGCTTCATCAACAAGAACAGCAATCTGTTCGAAGCACTGAAGCTCCGCTATTTCGGACCTATCGACGGACACAATATTTCCAAGCTCGTAGACACGCTCCATGATCTGAAGAATATTCCCGGCCCCAAACTCCTTCACATTGTAACGGTGAAGGGTAAGGGTTATTCACTCGCGGAAAAAGACCAGACCCGCTGGCATGCGCCCGGTCTGTTCGATAAGATCACCGGCGAGATCTACAAGAAATCATTCGAAGTTCCGCAGCCTCCGAAATACCAGGATGTGTTCGGTCATACCATTATCGAACTGGCCGAACAGAACAAAAGCATTATCGGTGTAACACCCGCCATGCCTTCCGGCTCCTCCCTCAAATTCATGATGGAGAAAATGCCTGATCGCGCATTCGATGTGGGCATCTGCGAACAACATGCCGTTACCCTCAGCGCCGGCATGGCCACACAGGGCATGCGCGTGTTCTGCAATATCTATTCTTCTTTCATGCAACGCGCATACGACCAGGTGATCCATGACGTGGCCATCCAGAACCTGCCTGTTGTTTTCTGTCTGGACAGAGGCGGTCTCGTAGGAGAAGATGGCGCCACACACCACGGAGCCTACGATATCGCATACTTCCGATGTATCCCCAATATGGTGGTGAGCTCTCCCATGAATGAACAGGAGCTGCGCAACCTCATGTATACCGCCCAACTGGAAAAGAACGATTTTCCTTTCTCCATCCGCTACCCACGCGGAGAAGGCGTGATGCCTGAATGGAGAACACCGCTCGAAGAGATCACCATCGGCAAAGGCCGCAAGATCAAAGACGGAAAGGAAATCGCTATTCTCTCTTTCGGTCACCCGGGCAATTTTGCTACTACTGCCATCCGTGAACTCAGAACAGATGGCATCGATCCAGCTCACTATGATCTCCGTTTTGTGAAGCCTATCGATGAAGACCTGCTGCACGAAGTATTCAGCAAGTACAACAAGATCGTAACGGTGGAAGACGGTACAGTAGTAGGAGGATTCGGCAGCGCTATTCTCGAATTCATGGCGGCACATAACTACAAGGCCGACGTGAAGATGCTCGGTATCCCGGACAGGATCGTGGAGCATGGCACCCCCAAAGAACTGTATCGCGAATGTGGTTACGATGCAGCCGGCATAGTTGCTGCCGTTCGTGAAATGGTGGGTGAGAAAGTTCAAGTAAACGTTAAATTGTAA
- a CDS encoding sensor histidine kinase, whose product MAKKISYYWLCQILGWSAFILVYIFFYLTLRNRETPYFYEVLFLEAAIGFLVTHVMRSFIHRFKLVDKPINEQGFYIFFVSFVFAVIYAALGTTLERVLSFEPPKQAELALVNKILRAALGCFLFVLIWNLIYFAYHYIVRARDTQLDRVRLQSLVKELELKTIKAHINPHFIFNALNSIRALIDENPNRARNAITELSNILRSSMQAEKQETVPFEKELSIVKDYLALEYIRFEDRLKVEYQIDEDTLDQPVPPMMLQTLVENAIKHGIGKQISGGVVKVVSDFRNNFHELIVQNTGHLNGYVNTGDGFGLSSTRNRLQLLFGEKANFEIRQVDSGLVEARILIPVENI is encoded by the coding sequence ATGGCTAAAAAAATATCATATTACTGGCTCTGCCAGATCCTGGGCTGGAGCGCGTTCATTCTGGTCTATATCTTCTTTTATCTGACCCTCCGTAACCGGGAAACACCCTATTTCTATGAGGTACTCTTCCTGGAAGCAGCTATCGGATTCCTGGTGACCCATGTGATGCGTAGTTTCATTCACCGGTTCAAACTGGTGGACAAGCCCATCAATGAACAGGGCTTCTACATTTTTTTCGTTTCATTTGTATTTGCCGTGATCTACGCGGCTTTGGGCACAACGCTGGAACGGGTGCTGAGTTTCGAACCGCCCAAGCAGGCCGAGCTGGCGCTGGTCAATAAGATCCTTCGAGCAGCTTTGGGCTGTTTCCTGTTTGTGCTGATCTGGAACCTGATCTATTTCGCTTATCACTATATCGTCCGCGCGAGAGACACGCAACTGGATCGTGTAAGGCTTCAGTCGCTGGTAAAAGAACTGGAACTGAAGACCATCAAAGCGCATATCAATCCTCATTTCATATTCAATGCCCTCAACAGCATCCGCGCCCTGATAGATGAAAATCCCAATCGCGCCCGCAATGCCATCACGGAGCTCAGCAATATCCTTCGCAGCAGTATGCAGGCAGAAAAGCAGGAGACCGTTCCTTTCGAGAAGGAGCTCAGTATCGTGAAAGACTACCTGGCGCTGGAATACATCCGGTTTGAGGACCGCCTCAAAGTGGAATACCAGATAGATGAAGATACCCTGGACCAGCCCGTTCCACCCATGATGCTGCAAACCCTGGTTGAAAATGCCATCAAGCACGGTATTGGCAAGCAAATCAGCGGAGGCGTGGTGAAGGTGGTGTCTGACTTCAGGAACAATTTCCACGAACTGATCGTGCAGAATACCGGTCACCTCAATGGTTATGTGAATACAGGCGATGGGTTCGGCCTCAGCAGTACCCGAAACCGCCTTCAATTATTGTTTGGCGAAAAAGCTAACTTTGAAATAAGACAGGTAGACAGCGGACTGGTAGAAGCCCGCATACTCATACCTGTTGAAAATATTTAA
- a CDS encoding LytR/AlgR family response regulator transcription factor: MIRAIIIDDERLARNELKKLLTEFPEIEVVAEAANAGEGIEKIENINPDLIFLDISMPGKTGFDMLSELDRTPHVIFTTAYDEFALKAFEVNALDYLLKPVEPKRLADAIQKLHQHEDRDQLPVNPANVNHSVLSENDQVFVKDGERCWFVKLSEIRLFESVGNYAKVYFGPNKPLILKSLNALEERLDEKTFFRANRKHIVNLRLIDKIEPYFNGGLLLELKGGEKIEVSRRQTVKFKEMMSL; the protein is encoded by the coding sequence ATGATCAGAGCCATCATTATTGACGACGAACGCCTCGCCCGCAATGAGCTGAAAAAACTGCTCACCGAATTCCCGGAAATCGAAGTGGTGGCAGAAGCCGCCAATGCCGGAGAGGGCATCGAGAAAATCGAAAATATAAATCCCGACCTCATTTTCCTGGATATCTCCATGCCAGGCAAAACAGGTTTCGATATGCTGTCTGAGCTGGACCGCACCCCTCACGTGATCTTCACCACCGCTTACGATGAATTTGCATTGAAAGCTTTTGAAGTGAATGCCCTGGACTATCTCCTTAAACCTGTTGAGCCCAAAAGGCTCGCTGATGCTATCCAGAAGTTACACCAGCATGAGGACCGCGACCAGCTTCCCGTGAACCCTGCTAACGTGAACCACTCCGTACTGAGTGAGAACGACCAGGTGTTTGTGAAAGATGGCGAACGCTGCTGGTTTGTGAAGCTTTCCGAAATTCGTTTGTTCGAGAGCGTTGGGAACTATGCCAAAGTCTATTTCGGGCCCAACAAGCCGCTGATCCTGAAATCTCTCAATGCGCTGGAAGAAAGACTGGATGAAAAAACATTCTTTCGCGCCAACCGCAAACATATTGTGAACCTTCGTCTGATCGACAAAATTGAGCCTTATTTCAACGGTGGCCTGCTGCTGGAACTGAAAGGAGGTGAGAAGATAGAAGTCAGCCGCCGTCAGACTGTGAAGTTCAAGGAAATGATGAGCCTTTAG
- a CDS encoding M20/M25/M40 family metallo-hydrolase, producing MQKILSIVAMLAIGQVTYAQSIDQIINATEVERIEKILSADDMQGRRTFTPGIDKAADFIAAEFKKAGLQPVKGDSWFQEFAMIKPKFLNANGTLNGNAIPEKNIVALSSQSNIKVNDKSGWTKVNIGEADTLFPVVMRLLDSRKNYFVTVHEKHGRMFNGLKRFREQSFESPSNIVLVLSNETANTYSVEFNQEITRAPLKNVVGILPGKKKKNEYVIFSGHYDHLGIGKPNEAGDSIFNGANDDASGVTAVILLAQYYAQQKDNERTLVFAAFTAEEVGGFGSKHFSEQFDPSKVMAMFNIEMIGTESKWGTNSAFITGYEKTDMGAILEKNLQGSAFKFYPDPYPDQQLFYRSDNATLARQGVPAHTISTSKMDSEKFYHTQEDEIETLDMKNMTEIIKSIAVSAKSIVAGKDTPSRVDTKQLR from the coding sequence ATGCAGAAAATTCTCTCCATTGTAGCTATGCTCGCTATCGGGCAGGTTACCTACGCACAATCCATTGACCAGATCATCAATGCCACGGAAGTGGAAAGGATCGAAAAGATCCTGTCCGCCGATGATATGCAGGGCCGCCGCACCTTTACTCCCGGCATCGATAAAGCTGCCGATTTCATTGCAGCCGAATTCAAGAAAGCAGGACTGCAGCCTGTAAAAGGTGATTCCTGGTTCCAGGAATTCGCGATGATAAAACCGAAATTCCTGAATGCCAATGGCACGCTCAATGGCAATGCCATCCCTGAAAAGAATATCGTGGCGCTCAGCTCACAGAGCAATATCAAAGTGAATGATAAATCCGGCTGGACAAAAGTGAACATCGGAGAAGCAGACACGCTGTTCCCTGTGGTGATGCGTCTGCTGGATTCCAGAAAAAATTATTTCGTTACCGTGCACGAGAAACATGGCAGGATGTTCAATGGCCTCAAGCGTTTCCGCGAGCAATCATTCGAATCTCCCTCCAATATCGTACTGGTGCTTTCCAACGAAACAGCCAATACATATTCCGTTGAGTTCAACCAGGAGATCACACGAGCACCGCTGAAAAATGTGGTGGGCATTCTGCCCGGGAAGAAAAAGAAAAATGAATATGTGATCTTCTCCGGTCACTATGATCATCTTGGGATCGGTAAGCCCAATGAAGCCGGCGACTCCATCTTCAATGGCGCCAATGATGATGCTTCCGGTGTTACTGCCGTGATCTTGCTGGCGCAATACTATGCCCAACAAAAAGACAATGAGCGTACACTGGTATTTGCAGCCTTCACTGCTGAAGAAGTAGGTGGATTTGGATCGAAACATTTCTCCGAGCAGTTCGATCCTTCCAAAGTTATGGCCATGTTCAATATCGAAATGATCGGCACCGAAAGCAAATGGGGCACCAACTCCGCTTTCATCACCGGTTATGAAAAAACTGATATGGGCGCTATCCTGGAAAAAAATCTTCAGGGCTCTGCTTTCAAATTCTATCCTGACCCCTATCCCGATCAGCAACTGTTCTATCGTTCAGACAATGCAACGTTGGCCAGACAAGGAGTTCCGGCGCATACCATCTCCACGTCAAAAATGGACAGTGAAAAATTCTATCATACACAGGAAGATGAGATCGAAACGCTGGATATGAAGAACATGACGGAGATCATCAAATCCATTGCTGTGAGTGCAAAATCCATTGTTGCAGGAAAGGATACGCCTTCGAGAGTAGATACAAAGCAACTGAGATAA